One genomic region from Jilunia laotingensis encodes:
- a CDS encoding peptidase U32 family protein has protein sequence MNHSIKDFEIMAPVGSRESLAAAIQAGADSIYFGIANLNMRARSANTFTIDDLREIARTCDEHGMKSYLTVNTIIYDNDLELMRTIVSAAKEAGISAVIAADVAVMSYARQIGQEVHLSTQLNISNVEALRFYAQFADVVVLARELNLEQVAEIYRHIKEENICGPCGEQIRIEMFCHGALCMAVSGKCYLSLHEMNSSANRGACMQVCRRSYTVRDKETDVELDIDNQYIMSPKDLKTIHFMNKMMDAGVRVFKIEGRARGPEYVRTVVECYKEAIRAYLDGTFTDEKIVAWDERLKTVFNRGFWDGYYLGQRLGEWTKNYGSAATERKIYVGKGIRYFSNIGVAEFLVEAAELSVGDKLLITGPTTGAVFATLEEARVDLKPVQTVKKGEHFSMKLEKIRPSDKLYKLVSVEELKKFKGIDVENKRG, from the coding sequence ATGAATCACTCTATTAAAGACTTTGAAATAATGGCTCCTGTCGGTTCCCGCGAATCTCTTGCGGCAGCTATTCAGGCGGGAGCAGACTCCATCTATTTTGGTATTGCCAACCTTAACATGCGTGCCCGTTCCGCCAATACGTTTACGATTGACGACTTGCGCGAGATAGCCCGGACTTGCGATGAGCATGGTATGAAGAGTTATCTGACCGTAAATACCATCATCTACGACAATGACCTTGAACTGATGCGCACCATCGTAAGTGCAGCCAAAGAAGCAGGAATCTCAGCCGTGATTGCTGCGGATGTGGCAGTAATGAGTTATGCCCGTCAGATAGGTCAGGAGGTACATCTATCTACTCAGTTGAATATTTCTAATGTGGAGGCATTGCGGTTTTATGCGCAGTTTGCCGATGTGGTTGTATTGGCGCGCGAGTTGAATCTGGAGCAGGTTGCTGAGATTTACCGTCATATCAAGGAAGAGAATATCTGTGGTCCTTGCGGTGAGCAGATACGCATCGAGATGTTTTGTCATGGCGCACTTTGTATGGCAGTGTCCGGCAAGTGTTATCTTTCGCTTCATGAAATGAACAGTTCCGCCAACCGGGGAGCTTGTATGCAGGTATGCCGTCGTTCGTATACGGTTCGTGATAAAGAGACGGATGTGGAACTGGATATCGACAATCAGTATATCATGTCTCCCAAAGACCTGAAAACAATCCATTTCATGAATAAAATGATGGATGCCGGGGTACGGGTGTTCAAGATTGAGGGACGTGCCCGCGGACCCGAGTATGTTCGTACGGTGGTCGAATGTTATAAGGAAGCAATCCGCGCATATCTGGACGGAACTTTCACAGATGAGAAAATCGTGGCTTGGGACGAACGGTTGAAGACGGTCTTCAACCGGGGATTCTGGGATGGATATTATCTGGGACAACGTTTGGGCGAGTGGACCAAGAACTATGGATCAGCGGCTACGGAACGTAAGATTTATGTAGGCAAAGGTATCCGTTATTTCAGTAATATCGGTGTGGCAGAGTTTTTGGTGGAAGCTGCCGAGCTGAGTGTCGGTGACAAACTTCTGATTACCGGACCTACCACCGGTGCTGTGTTTGCTACGCTCGAAGAGGCGCGTGTCGACCTGAAACCGGTACAGACCGTGAAAAAAGGAGAGCATTTCTCTATGAAGCTGGAGAAAATCCGTCCGAGCGATAAACTCTATAAACTGGTTTCGGTAGAGGAGTTGAAAAAGTTTAAAGGCATCGATGTTGAAAATAAAAGAGGATAA
- a CDS encoding acyl-CoA thioesterase translates to MDKYIYELGMKVRDYECDLQGIVNNANYQHYLEHTRHEFLSSVGVSFAALHEQGVDPVVARINMAFKTPLKSGDEFVSKLYMKKEGIKYVFYQDIFRKSDNKVVVRSTVETVCVVNGRLGDSELFDHVFAPYL, encoded by the coding sequence ATGGACAAATATATCTATGAACTGGGAATGAAGGTGCGTGATTATGAATGCGACCTGCAAGGTATAGTCAACAATGCTAATTATCAACATTATCTGGAACATACCCGTCATGAATTCCTTTCATCGGTAGGAGTCAGTTTCGCAGCTTTGCACGAACAGGGTGTGGATCCGGTGGTCGCTCGTATCAATATGGCTTTCAAGACACCTTTGAAAAGCGGGGATGAATTTGTGTCCAAGCTGTACATGAAAAAAGAAGGTATCAAATATGTGTTCTATCAGGATATCTTCCGTAAGAGTGATAACAAGGTTGTTGTGAGATCGACTGTTGAAACCGTATGTGTGGTAAACGGGCGTTTGGGCGACAGTGAATTGTTCGATCATGTCTTTGCTCCCTACCTGTAA
- the dprA gene encoding DNA-processing protein DprA has translation MNTFEECICSIALTLIPGIGHIWAKKLVDGMGGSAADVFRFRKELPGRLPGVHSRVVEALDCPQAMVRAEQEYAFAEKNRIQCLTLAGEQYPSRLRECDDAPVVLFFKGNADLNTLHIINMVGTRNATEYGKQLCATFLRDLKALCPDVLVVSGLAYGIDIHSHRAALANELSTVGVLAHGLDRIYPSVHRKTAIDMLQHGGLLTEFLSGTNPDKHNFISRNRIVAGMADATIVVESAAKGGSLITADIADSYHRDCFAFPGRSTDEYSTGCNQLIRDNKATLLLSAEDFVKAMSWEIDSRFQKGENVQRSLFPELSDEEQLIVSILDKQGNLQINSLVVEADIPVHKMNAILFELEMKGVVRVLAGGMYQLLR, from the coding sequence ATGAATACTTTTGAAGAGTGCATCTGTAGCATTGCCTTGACGCTAATTCCCGGTATCGGTCATATCTGGGCAAAGAAGCTCGTGGACGGTATGGGAGGGAGTGCTGCCGATGTATTCCGTTTCCGTAAGGAATTGCCCGGTCGGTTGCCGGGGGTACACAGCCGTGTGGTCGAAGCGTTGGACTGTCCGCAGGCAATGGTTCGTGCCGAACAAGAATATGCCTTTGCAGAAAAGAACCGTATTCAATGTCTCACGCTTGCCGGTGAACAATATCCTTCACGTCTCCGCGAATGCGATGATGCCCCGGTGGTACTCTTCTTTAAAGGGAATGCCGATCTGAATACTCTTCACATTATAAATATGGTGGGCACACGCAATGCAACGGAATATGGCAAGCAGCTTTGTGCCACTTTTCTGCGAGACCTGAAAGCGTTATGTCCGGATGTACTTGTGGTAAGCGGGCTGGCTTATGGCATCGATATCCATTCTCATCGTGCCGCACTTGCCAATGAGCTTTCTACCGTGGGTGTGCTGGCACATGGCCTCGACCGGATTTATCCTTCGGTACATCGCAAAACAGCTATCGACATGTTACAGCATGGTGGTTTGCTGACTGAATTCCTTTCCGGCACTAATCCCGATAAGCATAATTTTATAAGCCGCAACCGGATTGTGGCAGGCATGGCGGACGCAACCATCGTGGTGGAGTCCGCGGCAAAGGGAGGTTCTTTGATCACTGCCGATATAGCCGATAGTTATCATCGGGATTGTTTCGCTTTTCCGGGTCGGAGTACCGATGAATATTCCACCGGTTGCAACCAGTTGATACGCGACAATAAAGCCACTCTTCTTTTATCTGCCGAAGATTTTGTAAAGGCAATGTCCTGGGAGATCGATTCCCGTTTTCAAAAAGGGGAGAATGTACAACGTAGTCTTTTTCCGGAACTCTCCGATGAAGAGCAGCTTATCGTTTCTATTCTTGATAAGCAGGGCAATTTACAGATCAATTCGTTAGTTGTTGAGGCCGATATCCCGGTGCATAAAATGAACGCCATTCTTTTTGAACTGGAGATGAAAGGCGTAGTAAGGGTTTTGGCGGGTGGTATGTATCAGTTGCTTCGTTGA
- a CDS encoding DUF3575 domain-containing protein encodes MKDGICLSLILGLLCLIPGKSFALEVAPVSAYGDSVKSTSLYFQFNQDEVLSDYLDNAKTILLLDSLFLNAPAFVQPDSVMITSLVLPEGSPKFNIWLAEHRAGNVKEFLSNRYPSLKTKFVLCRKEMDWTDFRDLIANDASVPNRDDVLRLIDFHHDEPGKCKRLLQYLNGNEPYQYITKHILPRLHQSEILISWNYPDLFVPLAEMKPVLLSAVSVQNEIISFSKTLHPSTPSETSAVSPKTVLALKNNLLYDLVLAPNLEMEIPAGDHWSLNAEFKCPWWLNDKHNFCYQLLSGGAEGRLWLGKRQGHNRLIGHFLGLYAEGGKYDFQFDSTEGVQGNYYAAGGLSYGYTKRLARHLSFEFSFGVGCLYSKYRTYTSSGNKLIWKDTRDCIYVGPTKVKISIVWLIGTK; translated from the coding sequence ATGAAAGATGGAATCTGTTTAAGCTTGATTCTTGGATTGCTTTGTTTGATTCCGGGGAAGAGCTTTGCCCTGGAAGTAGCTCCTGTCTCTGCTTATGGTGATTCTGTGAAAAGCACTTCTTTGTATTTTCAATTTAATCAGGACGAAGTGTTATCCGATTACTTGGATAATGCCAAAACGATTCTTTTGCTCGATTCTTTATTTCTGAACGCCCCCGCGTTCGTACAACCGGATTCTGTTATGATAACTTCTTTGGTGTTGCCGGAAGGCAGCCCGAAGTTCAATATATGGCTGGCGGAGCATCGTGCCGGAAATGTGAAGGAGTTCCTGTCGAATCGTTACCCTTCACTTAAAACGAAATTTGTTCTCTGCCGGAAAGAGATGGATTGGACTGATTTCCGCGATCTGATTGCCAATGATGCTTCAGTTCCCAATCGGGATGATGTTTTACGACTGATCGACTTTCATCATGATGAACCGGGAAAGTGCAAACGTCTGCTTCAGTATCTAAATGGGAATGAACCTTATCAGTACATCACAAAGCACATCCTTCCCCGTTTGCATCAATCTGAAATACTGATCAGTTGGAATTATCCTGATCTTTTTGTGCCTTTGGCAGAAATGAAACCTGTATTATTATCTGCGGTAAGCGTTCAAAACGAAATTATATCTTTCTCTAAAACTTTGCACCCGTCAACTCCATCCGAAACGTCTGCTGTAAGCCCTAAGACAGTGCTTGCCCTTAAGAACAATCTGCTTTACGATTTGGTGTTGGCTCCTAACCTAGAAATGGAGATACCCGCGGGTGATCATTGGTCGCTTAATGCTGAATTTAAATGCCCTTGGTGGCTGAACGATAAGCATAACTTTTGCTATCAGTTATTATCGGGTGGTGCTGAAGGGCGTTTGTGGCTGGGAAAACGTCAAGGACACAACCGTCTCATCGGCCACTTTTTGGGATTGTATGCTGAGGGAGGAAAATATGACTTTCAGTTTGATAGTACCGAAGGGGTACAGGGAAATTATTATGCTGCCGGTGGTTTGAGTTATGGGTATACCAAAAGGCTTGCGCGGCATTTATCATTTGAGTTCAGTTTCGGGGTGGGGTGTCTCTATAGTAAATATCGCACTTATACTTCCTCGGGTAATAAACTGATTTGGAAAGATACCCGTGATTGCATTTACGTTGGCCCTACCAAAGTAAAGATTTCTATTGTTTGGCTAATCGGTACAAAATGA
- a CDS encoding fimbrillin family protein — translation MKTFVFSAVAMAVLASCTNSAIDDVVNNDEPVAIRLSAGVQANVVVSRAPITSVESFKPIILGWEGATAEYNQNPKWKASTTQPIAGNASNFEITMDPLEYYNADALVNTFMKAFYVSGDIAPAMDSSKEYIYTFKNDNGDRDVLFATAISGNKSTNTTKAFEFKHLLTQIKFAVKEGAGLSENTTLQSITLKNVKVPEGFDLSTDALTYVDKATLLILGISSPTINGNTTTPLVVGSPVMISPMADLKLTVVTSVGTFDDVSVNIDSDASLMAGKAYTIALTFQQKAIAGKATVSDWEEGTGSGTVE, via the coding sequence ATGAAGACATTTGTATTTTCAGCAGTAGCTATGGCAGTATTAGCAAGCTGTACAAATTCAGCAATTGATGATGTAGTTAATAATGACGAACCGGTAGCAATCAGATTGAGTGCAGGAGTGCAGGCAAATGTAGTAGTAAGTAGAGCGCCTATAACATCCGTAGAGTCATTTAAACCTATTATATTAGGATGGGAAGGAGCAACTGCAGAGTATAATCAGAATCCAAAATGGAAAGCATCTACTACTCAGCCAATCGCAGGTAACGCTTCGAATTTTGAAATTACTATGGATCCTTTAGAATACTATAATGCTGATGCATTAGTTAATACATTTATGAAGGCATTTTATGTATCAGGAGATATTGCTCCGGCTATGGATAGTTCTAAGGAATATATATATACTTTTAAAAATGATAATGGTGATAGAGATGTTCTATTTGCTACTGCTATAAGCGGTAATAAAAGTACTAATACGACAAAGGCTTTTGAATTTAAACATCTTCTTACACAAATTAAATTTGCAGTTAAAGAAGGAGCCGGGCTAAGTGAAAATACTACTTTGCAATCAATAACATTGAAAAATGTAAAAGTTCCTGAAGGTTTTGATCTAAGCACGGATGCATTAACTTATGTAGATAAAGCTACCCTTCTTATATTAGGTATTTCTTCTCCTACAATTAATGGTAATACAACCACTCCTTTGGTAGTTGGTAGCCCAGTGATGATTTCCCCTATGGCTGATCTGAAACTTACAGTTGTTACTTCTGTGGGAACTTTTGATGATGTTTCAGTTAATATAGATAGTGACGCTTCGTTGATGGCAGGGAAAGCATATACAATAGCTCTAACATTCCAACAAAAAGCTATAGCAGGAAAAGCTACTGTTTCTGACTGGGAAGAAGGTACAGGCTCAGGTACTGTTGAATAA
- a CDS encoding helix-turn-helix transcriptional regulator, translating to MRGSSSCGININCQECPKAVENTIIHASHPRGFHLPVQKCESNIMIFLLRGEALINSQEYAGTLLKAGEFILQAIGSKLEVLAMTDVECVCYQFNKPELFCEELYNRIMNEVTPPLIFSPLKILPELQFFLEGSRAYLSEAKICRELLSFKRKELGFILGNFYSDYELSTLVHPLSKYTTSFQYFVLENHSKVKTVEELAQLGGYTVTTFRRIFNTVFHEPVYEWMMNRRKEGIIYDLRYTDETISEICFNYGFESLPHFSNFCKKNFGASPRALRLKK from the coding sequence ATGCGCGGCTCGTCCTCTTGCGGGATAAACATAAACTGTCAGGAATGCCCGAAGGCAGTTGAGAATACTATTATTCACGCTTCTCATCCCAGGGGATTTCATCTGCCGGTTCAGAAGTGTGAATCAAATATCATGATTTTCCTTCTTAGAGGGGAAGCTCTTATCAATAGTCAGGAATATGCCGGCACATTATTAAAAGCCGGGGAATTTATCCTCCAGGCCATTGGGTCGAAGCTGGAAGTGTTGGCAATGACGGATGTTGAGTGTGTGTGTTACCAGTTCAATAAGCCGGAACTTTTTTGCGAAGAGCTTTACAATCGTATCATGAATGAAGTGACACCACCACTGATCTTTTCTCCCTTGAAAATATTGCCGGAACTGCAATTCTTTCTTGAAGGCTCCAGAGCCTATTTGAGTGAAGCGAAGATTTGTCGCGAACTGCTGTCATTCAAACGGAAAGAGTTAGGTTTTATATTAGGTAACTTTTATTCCGATTACGAGCTTTCTACATTGGTTCACCCCCTTTCAAAGTATACCACAAGCTTTCAATATTTTGTTCTTGAGAACCATTCCAAAGTGAAAACGGTAGAAGAACTTGCACAACTTGGCGGATATACCGTCACGACATTCCGACGTATCTTTAACACCGTATTTCACGAACCTGTATACGAATGGATGATGAATCGTCGTAAGGAGGGCATCATTTATGATCTCCGTTATACGGATGAAACAATCTCCGAGATATGTTTCAATTACGGTTTCGAGTCATTGCCCCATTTTTCTAACTTCTGCAAAAAGAACTTTGGAGCTTCTCCACGGGCTTTACGACTGAAGAAGTAA
- a CDS encoding TonB-dependent receptor: MNHLLYKTFLFLSFLSVGCATEMYAVIQQPSKGMITGRVIDSQSEPYYPVAVSIEGLLMGGYTNEKGNFRINDIPVGDHTLVVSGLGVKTKKVPVKIVAGKLIDLGDIEIDTHVEQLDEIQVLGKSEARRQQEQAYAISVLDIKKAYSGAAPLNKLLNNVSSVRIREEGGVGSNYNFSLNGFSGNQVKFFLDGIPMDNFGSSFNMANIPANMAERVEVYKGVLPVNLGADALGGAVNIVSRKDANYLDATYSFGSFNTHKVTLNGAYTDLKTGFTVRANAFYNYSDNDYKVFVPVIDLTTNKKVDERWVKRFNDAYRSGGLRLETGITNKPFADYLLAGVIFSKNDKDVQTGATMDAVYGGVKMKSESLIPSVRYKKDDLLLDGLSLSLYGTYNTVNTFNVDTLTHRYNWLGEYVPSATAGEAYLTDAEIRNREWLANGNVSYVVNAHQSFILNHVFSSMKRRMNDDAHPDDEMNNVPQRLVKNVTGLGWQIRYDRWNANVFGKMYKLHSSTYKRLDEYTETARWEKVKDDKTNFGYGAAATYYILPSLQAKLSYEYAYRLPESVEMFGDGLIQQRNPDLKPESSRNVNFGLSYMQLVNVHQLSAEANFIYRHTKDFILKGVSLTSNPTTGYENLGNVLTKGVELGFRYGYKDLFHMGANFTYQDIIDNQEFEINKGSFVGEGITENITYKERLPNIPYLFANGDMGLRFHNILRRNSVLTLDYNLGYIHQYYLSFPGLGAKSSKKVIPEQFSHDLALGYSMDNGKYGIVVECTNLTDRKLYDNYRLQKPGRAFNVKLRYFFNKK; the protein is encoded by the coding sequence ATGAACCACCTATTGTACAAAACATTTCTATTTCTCAGTTTTCTTTCCGTAGGATGTGCGACGGAGATGTATGCCGTTATTCAACAACCAAGCAAAGGTATGATAACCGGGCGTGTCATCGACTCCCAAAGTGAACCCTATTATCCCGTGGCCGTTAGCATTGAAGGATTATTGATGGGAGGCTATACGAACGAGAAAGGAAATTTCCGTATTAATGATATCCCCGTAGGCGACCATACATTGGTTGTCTCCGGATTGGGAGTAAAAACAAAGAAAGTTCCGGTAAAGATTGTTGCCGGGAAGCTGATCGATCTGGGAGATATCGAGATCGATACCCACGTAGAGCAACTGGACGAAATACAGGTGTTGGGTAAATCGGAAGCACGCCGGCAACAGGAACAAGCCTATGCCATCTCTGTGCTTGATATCAAAAAGGCTTATAGTGGAGCTGCTCCGCTTAATAAACTGCTCAATAATGTGTCCAGTGTCCGTATCCGCGAGGAGGGCGGTGTTGGTTCCAACTATAACTTCAGCCTGAACGGGTTCTCCGGCAACCAAGTGAAATTCTTCTTGGACGGGATACCGATGGATAATTTCGGCTCTTCTTTCAATATGGCTAATATCCCGGCTAACATGGCTGAAAGGGTGGAAGTGTATAAAGGCGTGTTGCCTGTTAACCTGGGTGCCGATGCACTGGGAGGTGCAGTGAATATTGTCAGTAGGAAAGATGCGAATTATCTGGATGCGACCTATTCATTCGGTTCGTTCAATACGCACAAGGTGACTCTGAACGGGGCGTATACCGATCTGAAAACAGGATTTACCGTGCGTGCCAATGCTTTCTATAATTATTCCGATAATGACTATAAAGTATTTGTGCCGGTCATCGACCTGACAACCAACAAGAAGGTAGACGAACGTTGGGTAAAGCGGTTCAACGATGCCTACCGTTCGGGAGGTTTGCGGCTGGAAACGGGAATTACGAATAAGCCTTTTGCCGACTATCTCCTAGCAGGTGTCATCTTTTCGAAGAATGACAAAGATGTCCAGACCGGGGCTACGATGGATGCTGTCTATGGCGGTGTGAAGATGAAAAGTGAATCACTGATTCCCTCCGTCCGGTACAAAAAAGACGATTTACTGCTCGATGGACTCTCTTTGTCGCTGTATGGAACATACAACACTGTCAATACGTTTAATGTCGATACGCTTACCCACCGTTACAATTGGCTGGGAGAGTACGTGCCTTCTGCCACGGCTGGTGAAGCCTATTTGACAGATGCTGAAATCAGAAACCGGGAATGGTTGGCAAACGGGAATGTCAGTTATGTGGTCAATGCCCATCAGTCTTTTATCCTGAATCATGTATTCTCTTCCATGAAGAGGAGGATGAACGACGATGCCCATCCCGATGATGAAATGAACAATGTTCCCCAACGACTGGTTAAGAATGTGACCGGTCTGGGATGGCAGATCCGTTATGACCGTTGGAACGCCAACGTGTTTGGGAAGATGTACAAATTACACAGCTCGACCTATAAGCGGTTGGATGAATACACCGAAACGGCTCGTTGGGAGAAGGTGAAGGATGATAAGACGAACTTCGGGTACGGAGCTGCCGCCACTTATTACATTCTGCCGTCTTTGCAAGCCAAGTTATCTTATGAATATGCTTATCGTTTGCCGGAAAGCGTGGAGATGTTCGGTGACGGACTGATTCAGCAGCGCAACCCCGATTTGAAACCAGAGAGCAGCCGTAATGTGAACTTCGGGTTGAGCTATATGCAGCTTGTCAATGTCCACCAACTGTCCGCCGAAGCCAATTTTATCTACCGGCATACGAAAGACTTTATCCTGAAGGGTGTCAGCCTGACAAGCAATCCTACCACCGGATATGAGAACTTGGGCAACGTATTGACAAAAGGGGTGGAGCTTGGTTTCCGTTATGGATATAAAGACCTGTTTCACATGGGAGCCAATTTTACGTATCAGGATATCATCGACAATCAGGAATTCGAGATCAACAAGGGGAGCTTTGTCGGTGAGGGAATTACCGAGAATATTACTTATAAGGAGCGGCTTCCCAACATTCCGTATCTTTTTGCCAATGGAGATATGGGGCTGCGTTTCCACAACATCCTCCGGAGGAATTCGGTGCTGACATTGGATTATAATTTGGGATATATCCATCAGTACTATCTTTCCTTCCCCGGGCTGGGTGCAAAAAGTTCGAAAAAGGTCATTCCTGAACAGTTCTCGCATGATCTCGCTTTGGGCTATTCGATGGACAACGGAAAATACGGGATCGTAGTGGAATGTACCAATCTGACAGACCGGAAACTGTATGACAACTATCGTTTGCAAAAGCCCGGACGTGCTTTCAATGTGAAGCTGAGATATTTCTTTAATAAAAAATAG
- a CDS encoding DUF4374 domain-containing protein, with translation MNKIYRNCMIALATLSISVGLASCEEEALGNEETPFAPYVLSLGITSNGATTYYVVTTADLMSGTINAVGKGIEQNGYRDYDQGGQTVFSIGGLGLTSATGIVRGGDGYLYEKGDFVFNNSLNAFTQMDDHSMIGLELPANKESGSKMTFYTVGIEDAAITRQAQAPVYPIDQLEWPSITGICYSEGNVYVTYFPMNPSNFETLYTDTTYVAVYSYPEMSFKTLMKDTRTGPAGSWNAFNGIFKVESGDMYIMSNSAIANGFSQGTKNAAFLRIPKGETRFDDYYFDFETASGGLKPSHIKYIGNGLVFAEVSTITPQTSEHRWGDKDLKCCIIDLNNKTVHDIEEIPVHNGDGGRRFAALVDGGYVYRPVTTPGEGTYIYRIDPRTATAVKGAKVATTFVGGFFRLD, from the coding sequence ATGAATAAAATATACCGTAATTGTATGATTGCCCTCGCTACCCTGTCTATTTCAGTGGGGCTTGCCTCGTGTGAAGAGGAGGCACTGGGTAACGAGGAGACACCATTTGCCCCTTATGTGCTTAGTCTGGGGATTACATCCAACGGAGCGACTACTTATTATGTGGTTACAACTGCCGATCTGATGTCCGGAACTATTAATGCCGTAGGGAAGGGGATCGAACAAAACGGATATCGTGATTATGACCAAGGTGGTCAGACGGTTTTCAGTATCGGTGGTCTGGGGCTGACCAGTGCTACGGGTATTGTACGCGGTGGCGATGGGTATTTGTATGAAAAAGGGGACTTTGTTTTCAACAATTCCCTGAATGCCTTTACGCAAATGGACGACCACTCAATGATCGGCCTTGAGCTTCCTGCCAACAAAGAGAGCGGCAGCAAAATGACTTTCTATACGGTCGGCATTGAAGATGCAGCTATTACCCGTCAAGCTCAGGCACCCGTCTATCCGATAGATCAGTTGGAGTGGCCGAGCATTACGGGGATATGTTACAGTGAAGGCAATGTATATGTGACCTATTTCCCCATGAATCCCTCTAACTTTGAGACGCTTTACACGGATACTACGTATGTGGCGGTTTATTCGTATCCCGAGATGAGCTTTAAGACCTTGATGAAGGACACCCGTACAGGGCCGGCAGGTTCGTGGAATGCATTTAACGGTATTTTCAAAGTCGAATCGGGGGATATGTATATCATGTCCAATTCTGCCATAGCCAACGGCTTCTCGCAGGGTACGAAGAATGCTGCTTTTCTCCGTATCCCCAAAGGTGAAACCCGTTTTGATGATTATTATTTCGACTTTGAAACGGCTTCGGGTGGGCTGAAACCTTCACATATCAAATATATCGGTAACGGATTGGTTTTTGCGGAAGTCAGTACCATTACACCGCAGACATCCGAGCATCGCTGGGGGGATAAAGATCTGAAATGTTGCATTATTGACTTGAATAATAAGACAGTGCATGATATCGAAGAGATTCCGGTACACAACGGTGACGGTGGACGCAGGTTTGCAGCATTGGTAGATGGCGGATATGTTTATCGGCCTGTCACGACACCCGGTGAAGGAACTTATATTTATCGTATCGATCCGCGGACGGCAACCGCTGTGAAGGGTGCGAAGGTAGCAACTACGTTTGTGGGCGGATTCTTCCGTCTGGATTAA
- a CDS encoding PepSY-associated TM helix domain-containing protein, which translates to MNKTFRKVCVKLHLWLGLLSGIVVFIVCITGCLYVFKEEINEATQPWRFVTPQENSVLPPSRILAVSDSVVVNKAPTAITYGEASDAVFVDYYQPEIGMTTVFLDPYNGMVLKMVSKRFDDFDFFRFILDGHRTLWLPRAIGSPIVGYSVLIFLITLITGIILWWPKHWTRNALVARLTIKRKSSFSRLNFDLHNVVGFYAAFLLIILSFTGLVFSLNWFSKAVYFITSGGKELKPYTLPISDTLRISRWKNDSLDKLYFQLREEEPAAKTFYFALPVTNDGVFRVSIVHKRGSYYRTDNLFFDQYTLASLQGTGPYAGKYTEASPADKFRRMNLEIHDGRIFGLFGKILMFCASLVGASLPVTGFIVWFRKKRKPRR; encoded by the coding sequence ATGAACAAGACGTTTCGCAAGGTATGCGTAAAGTTACATCTCTGGCTGGGGCTATTGTCGGGGATTGTTGTTTTTATCGTATGCATCACTGGCTGCCTGTATGTTTTTAAAGAGGAGATAAACGAGGCGACACAACCTTGGCGTTTCGTTACACCGCAGGAGAATTCGGTCTTGCCACCTTCGCGGATATTGGCCGTTTCGGATTCGGTCGTAGTAAATAAAGCTCCTACTGCTATCACTTATGGCGAAGCGTCCGATGCTGTGTTTGTCGATTACTATCAGCCGGAAATAGGAATGACTACTGTCTTTCTTGATCCTTACAACGGGATGGTATTGAAAATGGTAAGCAAACGATTCGATGATTTTGACTTCTTTCGTTTTATTCTTGATGGTCACCGCACATTATGGCTTCCCCGTGCAATTGGAAGTCCCATTGTAGGATACAGTGTTTTGATCTTTTTAATCACTCTTATCACGGGCATTATACTCTGGTGGCCGAAACATTGGACACGGAATGCGCTTGTTGCGCGGCTTACCATAAAGCGTAAATCATCTTTTTCCCGTTTGAATTTCGACCTGCACAATGTCGTGGGATTTTATGCGGCCTTCCTACTGATCATTCTTAGTTTTACAGGGCTTGTTTTTAGTCTGAATTGGTTTAGCAAAGCTGTCTACTTCATCACTTCGGGGGGAAAGGAACTAAAACCATACACATTGCCTATATCGGATACGTTACGAATAAGCCGTTGGAAAAATGATTCATTGGATAAGCTCTATTTCCAACTCCGTGAAGAGGAACCTGCCGCTAAAACCTTTTACTTTGCCTTGCCTGTTACGAATGATGGCGTGTTTCGCGTTAGCATTGTCCATAAACGGGGTTCTTACTATCGTACGGACAATCTTTTCTTCGATCAGTATACGCTTGCTTCGCTACAAGGTACAGGCCCCTATGCCGGAAAATATACCGAAGCTTCACCTGCCGATAAGTTCAGGAGAATGAATCTTGAAATTCATGATGGTCGTATTTTCGGGCTTTTCGGAAAGATACTGATGTTTTGTGCGAGCCTTGTCGGGGCTTCGTTGCCTGTTACCGGATTTATTGTCTGGTTCAGGAAAAAGCGGAAGCCGAGGAGATGA